tctctagataagactcttatttctcgtctgggatcgtgtagaacgctttgaagctgcaatgaaactgtaattttgaccttcaaccgtttggactccattgaagtccactatatggagaaaaatcctggaacgttttcctcaaaaacccttaatttcttttcgactgaagaaagaaagacatgaacatcttggatgacatgggggtgagtaaatgatcaggaaattttaatttgaaagtgaactaatcctttaaatatttGCCCagcatgctgggtagttttatttaacccaactattgtttaaaaatgactatatgagTGGCTTAAAAAgaatccaaaataggttggaaattaaaaataggACGCaaaattactagaggcaacaataataatcaaaaggtgaacatttattaataagcaatttaataaatgtttattgtttaattattcattaaacttattaataaatgttatttatcaacatatttttggttcattttaaacaactattgtttaaaaataactgtattgcttgagttaaataaaactgcccagtaggttggacaaacatttaacccaattgctgctcactaaaaaatgttgggttaaaaataacccaactaTGGGTTAAAAgccagttgggttaaaaataacccacagTTGGGAAGGTGCTATGTTAACCCATAGTTGGATTACTTGTTGGGTTGTTTACTAACTATGACTATTAACTTTTAttcatgacattattttaatatataaaatacactttGTTTTCTAGAttgtttatttgtataaaataatgttttaacaaatatattttaaattacaaatgAAATATTGTGGAGCcatttaatgtaaatataagtgtacatgtttgtccattttcaacccaacttgggttatttataacccagcattttttagtgtttaCCATCTTAAGATGGTTATGTTAGCTGATCAACCAGCAACTATATCCCAAAACACAGTCACCAGATAAGCTGGATTTCACTACGGGGATTCCACACAGTGTGGCGGTAATTGCATCGCCCCTTCATGACGTAAAGATGGGCATGCctttgcatttttaattcatatttggCTTTAAGACGTTTGGAGATTTACTGCTTCTCTTTAATGTAATCGTGATCCACCAGTAGCAGCATCATCTCACGATTAATTCCTTCCCATAATGTCTCGCGATAGTACTCGTTGGCGCTGTCTGTGGTGCTGAAGCTGCTCTCGCCGGCGGCAAAGAGTCCTGCTCCAGCATCATCTCCACGCGCTGCTCCACCAGAGACGACCGCGATTTGTTTGTGCTCTTTGTCTCTTCTAACGCGTTTTTATAGCCGGGAATCTTCAGTGTTGTATCTGCCTCCTCCCGGGGAGATACTATCCGGTCGCGCCTGTGTTTTCCGACTCTCGTTTGGCTCGCATCCTTTATGCACAGCACGCTGCTCCAGCCCTTAAAGAGAACACAGGCATCCGTGTCGGAACAGCATGGCTTCCTGAGCGAGATGGAAGCGAAGCAGCACTCGATCAAGAGCCTGAAGAGCTATCCGGAGGCTGGGGGCCGGAGTctggcggcggcggcggcgggtGGGGACGTCGGAGGTGGAGTGTATCGCGTCGGCGGCGCGGAGATGGAGATGGAGGCGAAAATACAGAAAGCGATCGACTTCAAACTGGAGGGTCACCGATGCTACAAGGAGAAGAAATTCCGGGAAGCTATTGGGAAATATCACAGGGCGCTGCTGCAGCTGAAAGGGGTCCATGTCGTCGACGGGACCACCGGATCCGAGGTGAACCTCCTGAATCAAGCCGCTGCCAAGCTGACGGAAGAGCAGCGGAGAGCGGTGGAGAGCACCGAGATCGAATGCTACGACAGCCTGACAGGTGAGACTCGGAAACAGCCGCTGCCATTGTTCTGAACCGCTCGCTGGAGGATGCGTGAGGCTGAAGCCACTGTGAGATGCTGTTGATAAGGTGAAGGTGTTACTAAAGTGCCTAATAAAGGGCTTTAATAATTCCACAGCAAGAAAACTGTTGTCTTTTTATACAGACAAGACACTCACGCCATTGTTTGCGCTTAGCGGCCAGTTTGGCCTTCATTGTTCCCTCAGCCAGTGTCATAATAATTCAAGTTCACTTAATGTCACGTTGCGTTATTTGAGAGCGCAAGAAGATTAAACGCACTACGCGAACTACTGTTTTGATATGTTGCATAGTATGTATGCT
The nucleotide sequence above comes from Chanodichthys erythropterus isolate Z2021 chromosome 7, ASM2448905v1, whole genome shotgun sequence. Encoded proteins:
- the ttc9b gene encoding tetratricopeptide repeat protein 9B, whose translation is MHSTLLQPLKRTQASVSEQHGFLSEMEAKQHSIKSLKSYPEAGGRSLAAAAAGGDVGGGVYRVGGAEMEMEAKIQKAIDFKLEGHRCYKEKKFREAIGKYHRALLQLKGVHVVDGTTGSEVNLLNQAAAKLTEEQRRAVESTEIECYDSLTACLLQSELVNYERVKEYCLKVLGHQQDHFKAMYRAGIAFYHLGDYECALRYLRDAKCREPTDTNVLRYIQLTEMKMNKCSQQVRESGKESLG